In a single window of the Pontibacter russatus genome:
- a CDS encoding protein-L-isoaspartate(D-aspartate) O-methyltransferase, with the protein MQTDSYRHKGMRRALIKVLQEKGIRDPRVLAAIEAVPRHFFFEKAFLEQAYQDKAFPIGEGQTISQPYTVAFQTELMQLKPTDKVLEIGTGSGYQCAVLLQLTPHVYTIEYNRALYEKAVMFFKKYGLKPHTFHGDGSEGLPAHAPYDKIIVTAGAPGVPRSLVRQLKVDGSLIIPVGDAKSQKMMRITRVEEDEFTREEFHSFKFVPLLGSSGWDAAQ; encoded by the coding sequence ATGCAAACAGACTCGTACAGACACAAAGGCATGCGCCGGGCTTTGATAAAAGTGCTGCAGGAAAAAGGCATCCGCGACCCGCGCGTGCTCGCTGCCATAGAGGCTGTACCCCGGCATTTCTTTTTCGAGAAGGCTTTCCTGGAGCAGGCTTACCAGGACAAGGCTTTCCCCATCGGAGAAGGGCAAACCATCTCGCAGCCCTATACCGTCGCCTTCCAGACGGAGCTGATGCAGCTGAAGCCCACCGACAAAGTGCTTGAAATTGGTACCGGTTCCGGTTACCAGTGTGCAGTGCTGCTGCAACTCACGCCGCACGTCTATACCATTGAGTACAACCGGGCGCTTTATGAGAAAGCCGTCATGTTTTTCAAGAAATATGGGCTGAAGCCGCACACCTTCCATGGCGACGGCTCAGAAGGCCTTCCTGCCCATGCCCCATATGACAAGATTATTGTCACGGCTGGTGCGCCGGGCGTGCCCCGCAGCCTGGTGCGCCAGCTGAAAGTGGACGGTTCGCTGATAATACCGGTAGGGGATGCCAAGAGCCAGAAGATGATGCGGATTACCCGTGTGGAGGAAGACGAGTTTACCAGGGAGGAATTCCACAGTTTCAAGTTTGTGCCGCTGCTGGGCTCGTCCGGCTGGGATGCTGCCCAGTAA
- a CDS encoding TlpA disulfide reductase family protein, which translates to MKWRNLAAVASAVAVLASCQGNKTASNGGDNYTIKGKLNNATAGPIYLYELGEVQFVARDTAQISQDGTFQFEGNVEEPTFYRIGLDQQNGLMLVLDEGEIQLEADAKDMNGTAKVEGSEDTKLFLELNRIVNDTRQKQAELEQRFNKAMQEGNTEEAEAVRQDYVVMQRQVKDFIAQHPNSVVAAFGTASLIDPTNDFAFADSMATLFNQNLPNSKYTALLNERLEPFKSTAVGQLAPDISLPTPEGGSKSLSELRGKYVLIDFWASWCGPCRKENPNVVRMYNAYKDKGAGFEIFGVSLDQSRDKWLQAIEKDKLTWPHVSDLKGWESQAAQLYNITAIPQTVLVDPEGKIIAKGLRGAELEQKLASLLQ; encoded by the coding sequence ATGAAATGGAGAAACTTAGCAGCCGTTGCATCGGCTGTTGCCGTGCTGGCCAGCTGCCAGGGAAACAAGACTGCCTCCAACGGCGGCGATAATTATACCATCAAAGGCAAGCTGAACAATGCCACAGCCGGCCCCATATACCTGTATGAGTTGGGCGAGGTACAGTTTGTGGCCCGTGATACGGCGCAGATCTCGCAGGACGGCACCTTCCAGTTTGAGGGGAATGTGGAGGAGCCGACTTTTTACCGCATCGGCCTTGATCAGCAGAACGGCCTGATGCTGGTGCTGGACGAAGGTGAAATCCAGCTGGAGGCGGATGCAAAGGACATGAACGGCACCGCGAAGGTGGAAGGCTCTGAAGACACCAAACTTTTCCTGGAGCTGAACCGGATCGTGAACGATACGCGCCAGAAGCAGGCGGAACTGGAGCAGCGTTTCAACAAGGCGATGCAGGAAGGAAATACGGAAGAGGCCGAGGCGGTGCGCCAGGACTACGTGGTGATGCAGCGGCAGGTGAAAGACTTTATTGCTCAGCATCCCAACTCCGTAGTGGCTGCCTTTGGCACCGCCAGCCTCATTGACCCCACCAACGATTTTGCCTTTGCCGACAGCATGGCGACGCTGTTCAACCAGAACCTGCCGAATTCAAAGTACACAGCTTTACTGAACGAGCGGCTGGAGCCATTTAAAAGCACGGCCGTTGGTCAGTTGGCACCGGACATATCCCTGCCTACGCCGGAAGGCGGCAGCAAGTCGCTTTCTGAGCTGCGGGGCAAGTACGTGCTGATCGACTTCTGGGCAAGCTGGTGCGGGCCGTGCCGCAAAGAGAACCCGAACGTGGTGCGGATGTACAACGCCTACAAAGACAAAGGCGCGGGCTTCGAGATTTTCGGCGTGTCGCTGGACCAGTCGCGCGACAAGTGGCTGCAGGCGATAGAGAAAGACAAACTTACCTGGCCCCATGTTTCTGACCTGAAAGGCTGGGAAAGTCAGGCGGCGCAGCTATATAACATCACAGCCATACCGCAGACAGTGCTCGTCGACCCGGAGGGAAAGATTATTGCCAAAGGCCTGAGAGGAGCGGAGCTGGAGCAAAAGCTGGCGTCCCTGTTACAGTAA
- the alaS gene encoding alanine--tRNA ligase: MNSAEIRQKFFDFFASKQHQIVPSAPLVVKDDPTLMFINSGMAPFKDYFLGNKPAPYKRIADTQKCLRVSGKHNDLEEVGYDTYHHTMFEMLGNWSFGDYFKKEALQWAWELLTEVYKLPKDRLYVSVFKGDEKDNLGKDQEAFEIWKSMISEDRILYGSKKDNFWEMGDTGPCGPCSEIHIDLRSEEEIAQVPGKDLVNNDHPQVVEIWNNVFMEFNRLADGSLVKLPAQHVDTGMGFERLCMAIQGKRSNYDTDVFQPLIQYIAKEAGVIYGANDKTDIAIRVMADHIRAIAFAITDGQLPSNNKAGYVIRRILRRAVRYGFTFLDFKKPFLYKLAEVLADQMAHVFPELKQQLGFVQRVIEEEENAFLRTLDNGLKRLDALEEKFRENNNTIDGKTAFELYDTFGFPLDLTALIAREKGLKVDEAGFTEEMEQQKNRSRNASATEQSDWVILQPDVVNEFVGYDCEVADSHIVRYRQVKTKNKSEYHLVLDQTPFYAESGGQVGDTGYLISDTEQVEVLDTKKENDLTLHITSKLPQNIEAAFRSNIDVDRRNYIRKNHSATHLLHAALRKVLGDHVQQRGSLVNEKLLRFDFSHFAKVEDAQLREVEHLVNERIRQSIPLEELRNTPIADAKGMGATALFGEKYGEFVRVIAFDREHSVELCGGTHVYNTGQIGYFKIVSESSVAAGVRRIEAVTAAVAEDYVQQQLNELQAVREVVGTQSNLSGAVQKLQEDYKALQKQLEQYELKQLGSLKDNLVQQAQALDGVNFVAEQVEVSNADYLKKLAFDIRQVVDNLVLVLAAEIDGKPQIAVMLSDNVVADKNLNATQLVRELAKEIKGGGGGQPFYATAGGKDTAGLPAVPGKALELLKKSLNA, translated from the coding sequence ATGAATTCAGCTGAAATCAGGCAGAAGTTTTTCGACTTCTTCGCTTCCAAGCAACACCAGATCGTGCCTTCCGCGCCGCTCGTGGTAAAAGACGACCCGACCTTGATGTTTATCAACTCGGGCATGGCTCCCTTCAAAGACTATTTCCTGGGCAACAAACCAGCCCCCTATAAACGCATCGCGGACACGCAGAAATGCCTGCGCGTGAGCGGCAAGCACAACGACCTGGAGGAAGTAGGCTACGACACCTACCACCACACCATGTTCGAGATGCTGGGCAACTGGTCGTTCGGGGATTACTTTAAGAAGGAAGCGCTGCAGTGGGCCTGGGAACTGCTGACGGAGGTATACAAGCTGCCGAAAGACAGGTTATATGTGTCTGTGTTCAAGGGCGATGAGAAGGATAACCTCGGGAAAGACCAAGAGGCGTTTGAGATATGGAAAAGCATGATCTCCGAAGACCGCATCCTGTATGGCTCAAAGAAAGACAACTTCTGGGAAATGGGCGACACCGGTCCCTGCGGCCCCTGCTCCGAGATTCACATTGACCTGCGCTCAGAAGAAGAAATCGCGCAGGTGCCGGGCAAAGATCTGGTGAACAACGACCATCCGCAGGTGGTGGAGATATGGAACAACGTGTTCATGGAGTTCAACCGCCTGGCTGACGGCTCGCTGGTGAAACTGCCTGCGCAGCACGTGGATACGGGCATGGGCTTCGAGCGTTTGTGCATGGCCATCCAGGGCAAGCGCTCCAACTATGACACTGATGTTTTCCAGCCGCTGATTCAATATATCGCCAAAGAAGCTGGGGTTATATATGGCGCGAACGATAAAACGGACATTGCCATCCGGGTGATGGCCGACCATATTCGCGCCATCGCCTTCGCTATTACGGACGGACAGTTGCCCTCGAATAACAAAGCGGGCTATGTGATTCGCCGTATCCTGCGCCGCGCGGTGCGGTATGGCTTCACCTTCCTCGACTTCAAAAAGCCCTTCCTATATAAGCTGGCCGAAGTGCTGGCCGACCAGATGGCGCATGTGTTCCCGGAACTGAAGCAGCAGCTGGGTTTTGTGCAGCGTGTGATAGAGGAAGAGGAGAACGCTTTTCTGCGCACCCTAGATAATGGCCTGAAGCGGCTGGATGCGCTGGAAGAGAAATTCAGAGAGAACAACAACACCATCGACGGCAAAACCGCTTTCGAACTATATGACACTTTCGGCTTCCCGCTGGACCTGACGGCTCTGATTGCCCGGGAGAAAGGCTTGAAAGTTGACGAGGCAGGCTTTACGGAGGAGATGGAGCAGCAGAAAAACCGCTCGCGCAACGCTTCGGCCACTGAGCAAAGCGACTGGGTGATCCTGCAGCCGGATGTGGTGAATGAATTTGTCGGATACGACTGCGAGGTGGCGGATTCGCACATCGTGCGCTACCGCCAGGTGAAAACCAAGAACAAGAGCGAGTATCATTTGGTGCTGGACCAGACGCCTTTCTATGCCGAGAGCGGCGGGCAGGTAGGGGATACCGGCTACCTTATCTCCGACACGGAGCAGGTGGAGGTGCTGGACACGAAAAAGGAAAACGACCTGACCCTGCACATCACCAGCAAGTTGCCGCAAAATATAGAGGCGGCTTTCAGGAGCAACATAGATGTGGATCGGCGCAACTATATCCGCAAAAACCACTCCGCCACGCACTTATTACATGCTGCTTTAAGAAAAGTATTGGGCGACCACGTGCAGCAACGCGGCTCTCTGGTAAATGAAAAGCTCCTGCGTTTCGACTTTTCGCATTTCGCTAAAGTAGAGGATGCCCAACTGCGCGAGGTAGAGCATCTCGTGAACGAGCGCATCCGCCAGAGCATCCCGCTGGAAGAACTCCGCAATACGCCTATCGCTGATGCCAAAGGCATGGGAGCCACGGCTTTGTTCGGGGAGAAATACGGCGAGTTCGTGCGTGTTATCGCTTTCGATCGGGAACACTCAGTGGAGCTTTGCGGCGGCACGCACGTGTACAACACCGGACAGATCGGCTACTTCAAAATCGTGTCGGAGAGCTCTGTGGCGGCGGGCGTGCGCCGCATTGAGGCGGTGACGGCAGCCGTGGCAGAGGACTACGTGCAGCAGCAGTTGAACGAACTTCAGGCGGTGCGTGAGGTGGTGGGCACCCAAAGCAACCTGTCAGGGGCGGTACAGAAGCTGCAGGAAGATTATAAGGCACTGCAGAAGCAATTGGAGCAATACGAGCTGAAACAATTGGGAAGTCTGAAAGACAACCTGGTGCAGCAGGCCCAGGCGCTGGACGGAGTGAACTTTGTGGCAGAGCAGGTGGAAGTGAGCAACGCCGATTACCTGAAGAAGCTGGCTTTCGACATACGGCAGGTGGTGGACAACCTGGTGCTGGTGCTGGCCGCAGAAATAGATGGCAAGCCACAGATTGCCGTGATGCTCTCAGACAATGTGGTGGCGGACAAGAACCTGAACGCTACACAGCTGGTGCGCGAACTCGCCAAAGAGATCAAGGGCGGCGGGGGCGGACAGCCCTTTTATGCCACGGCTGGAGGCAAGGATACTGCCGGTTTGCCCGCAGTACCCGGCAAGGCGCTTGAATTGTTAAAGAAATCACTGAACGCATAA
- the gatB gene encoding Asp-tRNA(Asn)/Glu-tRNA(Gln) amidotransferase subunit GatB, translated as MDKEIKDKYQAVIGLEVHAQLLTESKAYSSDSTEYGMLPNTNVSVITLGHPGTLPRVNKKVVEMAVKMGLATNCDITRYNVYARKNYFYPDLPKGYQITQDKTPVCTHGHLIVKDAENKDKRIGITRIHMEEDAGKSMHLPGEVETLVDLNRAGVPLIEIVSEPDIRDSVEAYNYLTEIKKLVKYLEICDGNMEEGSLRCDANVSVMLKGASIYGTKVEVKNMNSFRNVQRAIEHEIERQIAILESGEKVEGETRGYDANTGNTTPQRSKETLNDYRYFPEPDLPPLIIEQDWLEGIRAGMPSLPQELYDRFVGEYGLPEYDAAVLTDAKEIALYFEELCKETSNYKAASNWMMGPVKSYLNELQLHIRDFPLAPEQIAQIIALVDENKVSHSVAAKMVFPYMLEHPEKTALQVAEGQNLLQESNADELSQIINDVLAGNPAKVEEYKAGKQSLIGMFMGEIMKKTKGKADPKVANKLLRESLNA; from the coding sequence ATGGATAAAGAGATAAAAGATAAATACCAGGCAGTGATAGGTCTGGAAGTACACGCGCAGCTCCTGACGGAGAGCAAGGCCTACTCTTCCGACTCCACCGAGTACGGGATGCTGCCGAATACCAACGTCAGCGTCATCACGCTTGGGCACCCGGGCACCTTGCCGCGCGTGAACAAGAAAGTGGTGGAGATGGCCGTGAAAATGGGCCTGGCCACCAACTGCGACATCACACGCTACAACGTGTATGCGCGCAAAAATTACTTTTACCCGGACCTCCCGAAGGGCTACCAGATCACGCAGGACAAGACGCCGGTATGCACGCACGGACATCTCATCGTAAAAGACGCCGAGAACAAGGACAAGCGCATCGGCATCACGCGCATCCATATGGAGGAGGATGCCGGAAAATCAATGCACCTGCCGGGCGAGGTGGAGACGCTGGTAGACCTGAACCGGGCCGGGGTGCCGTTGATCGAGATCGTGTCGGAGCCGGATATACGCGACTCGGTGGAGGCATATAACTACCTGACGGAGATCAAAAAGCTGGTGAAGTACCTTGAGATCTGTGACGGCAACATGGAGGAAGGCTCTTTGCGCTGTGATGCCAACGTGTCGGTGATGCTAAAAGGCGCTTCCATATATGGCACCAAGGTGGAGGTGAAGAACATGAACTCCTTCCGCAACGTGCAGCGCGCCATCGAGCACGAGATTGAGCGACAGATTGCCATCTTGGAGAGCGGCGAAAAGGTAGAGGGCGAAACCCGCGGCTATGACGCCAACACCGGCAACACCACTCCGCAGCGATCCAAGGAAACCCTGAACGACTACCGCTACTTCCCGGAGCCGGACCTTCCGCCGCTCATTATCGAGCAGGATTGGCTGGAGGGCATCCGGGCGGGCATGCCGAGTCTTCCGCAGGAGCTATATGACCGCTTTGTGGGAGAATATGGCCTGCCGGAATACGATGCTGCCGTGCTGACGGATGCCAAAGAAATTGCGCTGTATTTCGAAGAGCTTTGTAAGGAGACATCTAACTATAAGGCTGCCTCGAACTGGATGATGGGCCCGGTGAAGTCCTATCTGAACGAGCTGCAGTTGCACATCCGTGACTTTCCGCTGGCCCCGGAACAAATCGCACAAATTATCGCTTTAGTAGATGAAAACAAGGTAAGTCATTCCGTGGCTGCCAAAATGGTTTTCCCCTATATGCTGGAGCACCCGGAGAAAACGGCGCTGCAGGTGGCAGAAGGGCAGAACCTGCTGCAGGAATCCAATGCTGATGAATTGAGCCAGATCATAAATGACGTGCTGGCCGGAAATCCTGCCAAGGTGGAAGAGTACAAGGCAGGAAAGCAGTCGCTGATCGGCATGTTCATGGGCGAGATCATGAAAAAGACAAAAGGAAAGGCCGACCCCAAAGTGGCAAACAAATTGCTACGGGAGAGCCTGAACGCTTAA
- a CDS encoding riboflavin synthase — MFTGIIETLGRVTDIRQENTNRHFTITAAIANELKIDQSVAHNGVCLTVVGIYGDAYTVTAIDETLQKTNLNSLKVGDVVNLERCMQANGRFDGHVVQGHVDQTAVCESVEDIDGSWVFTFRYDAGTGNVTVEKGSICVNGISLTVVNSKEASFSVAIIPYTYEHTNLQHVKPGDTVNLEFDIIGKYVARLLRR; from the coding sequence ATGTTTACAGGCATTATAGAGACGCTGGGGCGCGTCACCGACATCCGGCAGGAAAACACGAACAGGCATTTCACCATTACCGCGGCTATTGCGAACGAGCTGAAGATTGACCAGAGCGTGGCGCATAACGGCGTGTGCCTGACGGTGGTGGGTATATATGGGGATGCCTACACGGTTACAGCCATAGATGAGACGCTGCAAAAGACAAACCTGAACAGCCTGAAAGTGGGCGATGTGGTGAACCTGGAGCGCTGCATGCAGGCCAACGGACGCTTCGACGGGCACGTGGTGCAGGGGCACGTAGACCAGACGGCGGTTTGCGAGTCGGTGGAGGATATAGATGGCAGCTGGGTGTTCACTTTTCGCTACGATGCGGGCACAGGAAACGTCACCGTCGAAAAAGGCTCCATCTGCGTCAACGGCATCAGCCTGACGGTGGTGAACTCCAAAGAGGCTTCCTTCTCCGTCGCCATCATCCCCTACACCTACGAGCACACCAACCTGCAGCACGTAAAACCTGGCGATACCGTGAACCTGGAGTTCGACATCATCGGCAAGTACGTGGCGCGGCTGCTGCGCAGGTAA
- a CDS encoding acyl-CoA thioesterase, with product MRKSKKVQDSYVIMTELVLPNDTNTLHNLMGGRMMHWMDIVSAISAQKHSNRIVVTASVDNVSFTEGIKLGNVVTLEAKVTRAFNSSMEVHIVVYAEDIPSGKRVMSNQAFFTFVAVDQLGNPIDVPEAVPETEDEVKLYDGALRRRQLRLVLAGRMKPSEAKELKSIFEIKEDAQG from the coding sequence ATGCGCAAATCAAAAAAAGTACAAGACTCCTACGTCATCATGACGGAGCTGGTGTTGCCCAACGATACCAACACCCTGCACAACCTGATGGGTGGCCGCATGATGCACTGGATGGACATCGTATCAGCCATCTCCGCTCAAAAGCACTCGAACCGCATCGTGGTGACAGCCTCCGTCGACAACGTTTCTTTCACCGAAGGCATTAAATTAGGTAACGTGGTCACGCTGGAGGCAAAAGTGACGCGCGCTTTCAATTCCTCCATGGAAGTACACATTGTGGTATATGCCGAGGACATTCCGAGCGGTAAGCGCGTGATGTCGAACCAGGCCTTTTTCACGTTTGTGGCGGTAGACCAGCTGGGTAACCCGATTGATGTGCCGGAGGCGGTGCCGGAGACGGAGGACGAGGTAAAACTTTATGACGGTGCCCTGCGCCGACGGCAGCTGCGCCTCGTGCTGGCCGGACGCATGAAACCCAGCGAGGCGAAGGAACTGAAATCCATTTTTGAGATAAAGGAAGACGCACAAGGATAA